The nucleotide sequence ACACGATCGGGTGATCCGGTCAACAAGTCGTGTGGGCAAGGTGAGCGGAGTCGTCCTCCTGGTGGGGCTGTGCGTGGGAGCCATTCTCGCGATGGTGCTGATTCCGTTGCCGCGTCCGGGCCCGGCGGCGGTCGCGGTCGCGGCGTCGGGGGACACGGCGATGACCGTCGAAGCGGAACCGGAACCGGTCGAATCCCCGGCCCCGTCCTCCTCGGCGGTGCCAGGACCGCCGCCGAAGGCCGTCGACACCGAGGCCCTCCCCGGCCTCGTCCCCGGCGGGCAGGTGAGCGTGGTCGTCTACGACCGCACCGCCAAGAAGACCACGGTCTCCGTCAAAGCGGACCGGCCGTACACCTCGGCTTCGCTGGTGAAACTGCTCATCGCGCTGGAAGCGCTTCAAGCGGGCGCACCGGCGAGCACCGTGCAACGGATGCTCTCGGTCAGCGACGACGACATCGCCAGCAGGCTGTGGACGGCCCACGGCGGACCCGCCATCGTCACCCGCTGGGCGACCAAGATCGGCCTCGGCGCCACACGTCCCCCCGAGGATCCCGGCCGCTGGGGCGACACCAGGACCACCGCCGCGGACGTCGCGAAGATCTACCGTTACCTGCTGGACCAGGCGGCCGCGGGAACGCGGACGACGATCATGCGGGCGTTGAGCGGCGCGACGGAGAGCGGATCCGACGGCGTCCGGCAATACTTCGGCATCCCGGACGCCGTCGGTTCCCTCCGCTGGTCGGTCAAGCAGGGCTGGGCGTGCTGCCGCGGTTCCCGGATCCTGCACAGCTCCGGCACCGTCGGCGACGATGATCGCCACATCGTCGTAGTACTGACGTCCCAACCGGTGTCGACCACCTACACCGGCGCGGGCAGGCGGGTGACCGAGGTGGCGAAAGCGCTTCGACCGGCTATTGACGACCTGTAAACAAGGTGGGACAGTGGCCGCACGCCGCTCTCTCGGGAGGTCGTCATGAGCATCGAAGCCCGCCTGCCCGCCGTGACCCCGCTCGGCCCGGATTCCGTCGCCTGGCGAGTGGTCGGCGATCGGAGACTGCTGCTCGGCGCGGGGACGGCGTTGCTGCTGCAGGTCGCCCATCCGGTGATCGGCGCCGGCGTGCACGACCATTCGAACTTCACCGAAGATCCGTGGGGCCGCCTCGACCGGACCGTCGATTCCTTGCTGTCACAGGTTTTCGGCGGCCAGGAAGCGATCGCGGAGGCCGAACGGCTCCGGGAGATGCACAAGGCGATCAAGGGCGTCGACCACCACGGCAAGCGCTATCACGCGCTGAACCCCGAGGCCTACTGGTGGGTGCACGGCTCCACGTTCTGGACGGCGGTCCGGTTGCACGACGTCTTCCTGTTCCCCATGCCCCGCCAGGAGAAGTCCAGCTTCTACGCGGAATGGCGACGACTCGGCCTGCTTCTCGGTCTTCGCGAACACCACATGCCAGAAGACTTCGAAGGGTTCGAGGCCTACTTCGACGACGTCGTCGCGAGCCGGCTCGAAGACAATCACACGGTGCGAGAACTACTCCACTCGATCACCATGCGGGACACGCCACCGCCGCCGTGGTGGTTCTTGCCGGAGACCTTGTGGCGCCCCGTCCGTCCGGCCGGCGGGACCGTGCTGACCCTGTGCGCGATCGGCCTGCTCCCCCCACCCTTGCGTGACCGATTGAGTCTCAAGTGGACAGACGCGGACGAGCGTCGCCTCCGGCGCATCGGCACGGTCACGAGGATGGCGGGGAGCCGCGTTCCCGACCGGCTTCGCTTGTACCCCAAGGCTTATCGCGCCAAGCGCGGGTAGTTATTCGACGACGTCGACCAGTGCGCCCTTGGCGCCCGTGTTCGGTAGCGGCCACGGCTTGACCCCGCCGCTGCCGACGATCTTCTTGTCCTGCGGCGCGCTCGGTGGCGCGGTGCGCGCGCCGATCCACGCCAGCACGTCCGGGATCTGGGTCTTGAAGGTGTTCATGTTGTGCCCGGCGTCCGGGATCCGCCAAGTGGACAGCGTCGTGGGCGCGCGGACGGCGGACTGGAGCTGATCGAGCGAGAAGCTCTCGAAATTTTCCTTGTCCCCCGCGATCGCGAGGATGTCGACCGGCGACGGGTGCTTCTGCAGGTTCAAGGTGATCGTGTTCGCGTCGACGATGTCCTGCCTGCCCTTGAAAAGGTTCTCCGTCTCGGCGTCCACCGCGGCCTTGAAGTAGCCGCTGACGCTCGCCGCCTGGCCGTACCACTGCGGGTGGCGCGTCACCAGGTTCATCGCGCAGTAGCCGCCCGAGGACCAGCCCGCCATCGTCCATGCCTTCCGCTGCGTGCTGGCACCGAGCTTCTCGATGGCCCAGTCGCGGATGTCGGCGGTCAGATAGGTGTCGTTGGCCGCGCCGTTGACTTCGTCGACGCATTCGGTGTCGTGGCCGACCTTCGGTTTCCCGGTCGGGTCCGGGATGATCACCAGGGTCGGCGGGAGCACGTGCTTCGCGATGGCTTCGTCGAGCCTGGCGGGCATCCCGTACGGGCCGGTGACCACTTCCGGGCCGGACGGGTAGTTCGGGATCCATTCGATGACCGGGAATTTGAGCGACCGGTACGCGGGATCGTAGTATTGGGGCGGGAAGTACACCGAGACGTCGCGCGTGAGGCCGGTGCGCTTGCCGGTCACCGTCATGTGCACGACGGAACCCTTGCCCTCCCTGGCCCGCATCGCCCCGGCGTCGCGCAGTTTGTCGAGGTCCGAGCCGTTCTCCCCGGCGACGGCGTCGACGCTGTCGGCCGAGTACACGCCGGTGCCGAACAGGGCGCCGACCGTCGGGAAGAACCCGCCGATCATGTTCCCGCCCATCGCGGTGCTGACCACGATCAGCACCACCGCGACGAGGATCGTGCCGCTGCGGCCGAGAAGCTTGCGGCGCCAGCGTTCCCAGAAGAACGGCACGGCGATGATCGCGAGCAGGGCCAGCACCACGACGATGACGAGGTTCAGTGTGGAATCGAGCCGGATGGCACTCAGTCCCAATCCCATGGCGATCGTGTCCCTCTCCGGCGGCGGCGCGCCCCGCACCGCACTTCCCACATCTGGATCAAGAGACGTGCGGCCACCGGAAAGTGTTGTCCAGGGTGACGCGTGTCACCCTGGACGGATCGCTCAGCCTGCGAGCGCGGTGCGCAGCACTCCGATCGCCTGCGCGATCGCGGCTTCCGCGGCGTGCGTTCCGCGCAACGTGTTGAGCATGACGAAGTCGTGCACGATGCCCTGGTACCGCACGGCGGTCACCGGAACTCCGGCCTGACGAAGCTTGGCGGCGTACGCCTCGCCTTCGTCGCGCAGGACGTCGGCCTCGGCGGTGATCACCAGCGCGGGCGGGAGGCCCGCCAGGTCGTCGAGGCTCGCCCGCAGCGGCGACGCGGTGATTTCCGCGCGCTGCGCCGGGTCGGTCGTGTACTGGTCCCAGAACCACTTCATGCCGTCGAGGGCGAGGAAGTAGCCCTCGGCGAACCGCCGGTAGGACTCGGTGTCGAAGTTCGCGTCGGTGACCGGGTAGAAGAGCACCTGCTGCCGGAAGGTGACGTCGCCGCGCTGCTTCGCGAGGAGGGTGAGCGCGGCGGTCATGTTGCCACCGACGGAGTCCCCGGCGATCGCGATCTTCGTGCTGTCGAAACCGTTTTCGGCGCCCCGCTCGGCGACCCACTTCGCCACGGCGTAGTTCTGCTCGATGGCGACCGGGTACCGCGCCTCGGGCGAGCGGTCGTATTCCGGGAAGACGACGGCCGCGCCCGCGCCGACGGCGAGCTCGCGGACCAGACGCTCGTGGGTGTGGAAGTTCCCGAACACCCAGCCGGCGCCGTGGATGTAGACGATCACGGGCAGCGGACCGGTGACGCCCCGCGGGCGGACGATGCGGACTTCGACGCCGTCCACGTGCGTGGTCTCCACGTCCGCGTCGGGCAGTTCGACGTCGCCGCCCTGGACCTCGTCGACGGCCTTGCGCCCTTCGGCCGGCGGCAGCTGGAAGAGGAACGGCGGGGTGGCGGTGGCCTCCACGAAAGCCTGCGCGGCCGGTTCGAGGGCCAGGTTGTGCGGGTTGGCGGTCATCTCTGCCTCCTGAAAGCCGAAGTGGACTAGTCCGAAGATAGCTCGCAACTAAGTTGGGCACAACTAAAACGTACTCAAGGAGATTTGGCTCACTCGAGTGGCGCTCTGCGGCATGATCGACGCACCATGGGGACGAGGAGGACCGATGCCGACGGACAACACCGGATCGCTGTGCCTGGACGATCAGCTGTGCTTCGGGCTCTACGCGGCATCACGGGCCGTGACCGCGCTTTATCGCGTGGTGCTCGACGATCTGGGCCTGACCTATCCGCAGTACCTGGTGATGCTCGCGCTCTGGGAGGAGGACGAGCGGCTGGTCAAGGAACTCGGCACCGTGCTGAACCTCGACTCCGGCACGCTGTCGCCGCTGCTCAAGCGGCTGGAGAAGGCCGGGCTGGTCGAGCGCGTCCGGCAAGCCGACGACGAACGGTCCGTCCGCATCAGCCTGACCGGGGACGGCGCCCGGCTCCGGGAGCGCGCGAGCGGGATCCCGAAGATCATCGGTGACGCGATGGGTCTCGACGCGGCCGGTCTCGCCCGCACCCGCGCGGAGCTCGATCGCTTGACCGAATCCGTGAACGCCTACCGCGAGGCCTACGTCCCAGCCGGTTAGCATGGAATTTCCGGCGCGGACAAAGGGATGACGATGATCGATCACGACGCGGCGCTCAGGGCCGTCGAGAACAGCTTGGACCGGCCGTCCGCGGCCCGGGTCTACGACTACTTCATCGGCGGCGACACCCACTACGCCATCGACCGCAACTTCGCCGAGAAGGTGCGCGAGCGCCTCCCGCTCATGGGCGACTACTGCAAGACCAGCAGGCAGTTCCTCGGCCGGGCCGTCCGGCACTGCGCCGAACTGGGCATCCGGCAGTTCGTCGACATCGGCTCCGGCCTGCCGACGGCGGGCAACGTGCACGAGGTCGCCGACGAGGCGCGGCCGCAGGAGGACACGCACGTCCTCTACATCGACAACGAGCCGATCGCGCTCGCGCATTCGACGCTGCTGCTCGCCGACACCGCCGACCCGGACCGTCACCACGCGATCGCCGCCGACCTGTTCGACCCCGGAGACCTCTGGGACCGGGTGATGGACTCCGGCATCATCGACGTCCGGGAGCCGATTGCGCTGGTGGTCAACGCGGTCATGCACTTCATCAAGGACGAGCAGGACCCCGACGGGCTGCTGGACTTCTACCGCGACCGGCTCGCGCCCGGTTCGCTGCTGGTGCTTTCCCAGATGACCAACGAGAACCCGGCCAACGACGAGGAACGACAGGCACTGCTCGACATCCTCGAGTACTACGAGACCACGACGAACCCCGGTTTCCTGCGCACCATGGACGAGTTCCGGCGGTTCTTCGGTGGCTGGCCGCTGCTGGAGCCGGGCCTGGTCTACGCGCCGGCGTGGCATCCGGACGAGAAGACGATCTTCGCCGCGAACCCCTCGGAGTCCCGCGTCATCGGCGGTGTCGCCCGCAAGCCATAGCTTTTCCCGTGAAGGCCCCCTTCCCTCGGCTCAGCCGAGGGAAGGGGGCCTTCACGTACTTGTGACGCGCGTCGCCTTGCAGTGCAACTAGGTGCATATGAAACTAGGTGCATGGCATTGGAGCACGCGATCCTCGTTTCGCTGTCCGAGCGGTCCGGCTCGGGCTACGAGCTGACGCGCCGCTTCGAGAAGTCCATCGGATTGTGGTGGAGCGCCACCCACCAGCAGATCTACCGTGTCCTCAAGCGGATGGAGGACGCCGGCTGGGTCGCCGTCGCCCCGGTCGCGCAGTCCGGGAAACCCGACAAGAAGGTCTACACAGTCGGTGACGCGGGGCGGGCCGAACTGGCCCGCTGGCTCGCCGAACCCGATCCGTCGGCCACCGCCAGGGAGCTCGCCGTGAAGATCCGCGGCGCCGCCCTCGGCGATCCGGCCGCCGTCGCCGCCGAGGTCGCCCGGCATCGCGACGCGCACGCGGCACGCCTCGACGCCTACCTGCTGATCGAGAAGCACGACTTCCCCGACCCCAGAGTCCTCAGTGGACAGTCGTTGCATCAGTTCCTCGTGCTGCGCGGAGGAATCCGAACCGAACAGGGCCACGTCGAGTGGCTCGAGGAAGTCCTCCGGGCATTCCACCACGATGCGTAAGGACCAGCGATGAGCCAGTACCCGAACCTGCTGTCCCCCCTCGATCTCGGCTTCACCACCCTGCGCAACAGGGTGATCATGGGTTCGATGCACACCGGCCTCGAGGACAAGGAAGCGCATTTCCCGCAACTGGCCGAGTACTACGCCGAACGCGCCCGCGGCGGGGTCGGGCTGATCGTCACCGGCGGCTTCGCCCCGAACCGGACCGGCTGGCTCCTGCCGCTGGCGTCGAAGCTCTCGACGCGCGCGGAAGCCAAGGCGCACAAGCGACTCACCGATCCGGTGCACGAGGCGGGCGGCAAGATCGCGCTGCAGATCCTGCACGCGGGCCGGTATTCCTACCATCCGCTGAGCGTTTCCGCGTCGGGTATCAAGGCGCCGATCAACCCCTTCAAACCGCGGGCCCTCTCCGGGTACGGCGTGCTGCGCCAGATCCGCGCGTTCGCCGATTGTGCCTTCCTGGCCAAGGAAGCGGGCTACGACGGCGTCGAGATCATGGGCTCCGAGGGCTACTTCATCAACCAGTTCCTCGCCGAGCGGACCAACAAGCGCACCGACAAATGGGGCGGGAGCGCGGAAAACCGCCGACGGATCGCCGTCGAGATCGTGCGCCGGACGCGCGAGGCGGTCGGCGAGGACTTCATCATCGTCTATCGGCTGTCCATGCTGGACCTCGTGGAACGCGGACAGCGCTGGGAAGACGTCGTCGCGTTGGCCAAGGAGGTCGAAGAGGCGGGCGCGACGATCATCAACACCGGCATCGGCTGGCACGAGGCGCGGGTGCCGACGATCGTGACGTCCGTGCCGCGCGCGGCGTTCACCTGGGTGACCGGCAAGCTCAAACCGCACGTCGGGATCCCGGTGGTCACGTCGAACCGGATCAACATGCCCGAGGTCGCCGAGGAGGCGCTGGCGAGCGGGGACGCGGACCTGGTGTCGATGGCGCGGCCGTTCCTCGCCGATCCGGAATGGATCCGCAAGGCCGAGAGCGGGCGCGAGGACGAGATCAACACCTGCATCGCCTGCAACCAGGCCTGCCTCGACCACGCGTTCAAGCGAAAACTGGTGTCCTGCATGGTGAATCCGCGTGCGGGCCACGAGACCACGCTGACGCTTTCGCCCACCCGCAAGACCAAACGCGTCGCCGTCGTCGGCGCCGGTCCCGCCGGGCTCGCGGCCGCGACCGGCCTCGCCGAACGCGGGCACACGGTCGAACTGTTCGAAGCCGACGACGAGATCGGCGGCCAGTTCGGGATCGCGCGGAAGATCCCGGGCAAGGAGGAGTTCGCGGAGACCATCCGGTACTACACGCGACGGCTGGAGGTCACCGGCGTCAAGGTGCACCTGGGCACGCGCGTGGCCGCCGCCGACCTGGTCGACGCCGGATTCGACGAGGTCGTCCTGGCCACCGGCGTCACGCCGCGGGTGCCGTCGCTCCCCGGTATCGATCATCCCAAGGTTCTGTCCTATGTGGACGTCGTCCGGCACGGGAAACCGGTGGGCGGCAAGGTCGCCGTGATCGGCGCGGGCGGGATCGGCGTGGACGTCAGCGAGTTCCTGACGCACACCACCTCCCCCGCGCTCGATCTGGACGCGTGGATGGCCGAATGGGGCGTCACCGATCCCGAGCGGGCGGCGGGCGGGCTGACCGAGCGGAAGGTCGAGCCGTCACCACGGCAGGTGTTCCTCCTGCAGCGCAAGAAGTCCGGTATCGGCGCGGGGCTGGGCAAGACCAGCGGCTGGGTGCACCGGGCCGCGCTGAAGGCCAAACGCGTCGAGCAGCTCACCGGGGTCACCTACGACCGGATCGACGACGACGGCCTGCACATCACCGTCGGTGACCGGCCGCGCGTGCTCGATGTGGACAACGTCGTCGTCTGCGCGGGACAGGAGCCGGTTCGCGACCTCGTGGACGAACTGCGCGCGGCCGGGCTGCCGGTGCATCTGATCGGCGGCGCCGACGTCGCGGCCGAACTGGACGCCAAACGGGCCATCGATCAGGGAACCCGCCTCGCCGCCGTTCTCTGACGTGGGGCCTTGTAGATGGCAGGATGAACCCTTGTGCGGGACGTATGCGTGATCGGGCTCGGGTTGATCGGTGGTTCGCTGCTGCGCGCGGCGCATTCGATCGGCCGCACCACGTTTGGGGCGACGACCTCCGAAGCTGACGCGGACGCCGCCAGCAGAGCGGGTTTCGACGTGACGACGCAGGTCGAAGCCGCGCTGGGCAAGGCGGCGGAGCGGGACGCGATGATCGTGCTCGCGGTGCCGCTGCCCGCGGTCGAGGAGGTGCTCCGGACCGTTTCGCGGGTCGCCGGGCACTGCGTGCTCACCGACGTGACCAGCGTGAAGGGCCCGGTGCTCGACTCCGTTCGCCGTCGCGCGCCGTACGCGAAGTTCGTCGGCGGGCATCCGATGGCCGGGACGGCGAACTCCGGCTGGAAGGCGAGCGACCCGGCGCTGTTCGGCGGCGCGGCGTGGGTGCTGGGCGTCGAACACGACACCGATCTGACCGCTTGGGCCGAAGTCGCCCAGCTCGTGCTGGACGTCGGCGCGCATGTCGTGCCGCTGCCGGCGGACTCGCACGACGAGACGGTCGCGCGGATCTCGCATCTGCCGCATATCTTCGCCGCCATCCTGGCCACGATCGGCGCGCAGGGCGGGCCGCTGGCGATGTCGCTGGCCGCCGGGTCCTACACGGACGGCACGCGGGTGGCGGGGTCGAGCCCGGCGCTGGTGCGGGCGATGACCGAGGGCAACCGGGACGCGCTGCTGCCGATCGTCGACGAGGCGCTCGGGCGGCTGGGTGCCGCGCGGGGCTCGCTGGCGTCGACGGGCGGCCTCGCGGTGACGGTCAACTCGGGTCATGAAGGGGCGCAAGCGTTCGCGGCCGCCAAGGACGCGGAACGCGCCGGGGTGCGGGTCAGCCTGAGCGCGCCGGACGCGCGGGACGGCCTGATCGCGCTCGGCGAGCGCGGCGGCTGGATCACCGCGATCGACGGCGACACCGCGATCGGCGAGGTCTCCTGACGCGTTTCGTCCTCTGAATGCGGTCGTCGCCCGCGCGAGGACCGCATCCAGAGGACGAAATGCGAGGGTTACCGGCCCTGGGGCGGGTTGTCGGGGGTGTCGTCGAACTTGTTGATGAAGCCCTTCGCCTTCTCGACCCCGGAGTCGATCTGCGAGTCGTGACCGGAGAACTTCGACTTCGCGAAGTCCGCCGCCTTGTCCAGGCCGCCCTCGATCTTGTCGTTGTGCTCGCGGAGAGCGTCGGTGGCCTTGTTCTTCAATTCGTCGAAGTTGATGCCCATGGCCACATCGTCACACAGGTACCGGCGGAGACGCCCCGGCGATCACCCGTCGTGGGGACGCTCAGAACGGCCGGTCGCCCACGATGGCGACGCGCTCGGCCACGCGCGCGTGCGGGTGGTAGTCGTTGACGGCGTAGTGCTGGGTGGCACGGTTGTCCCAGAAGGCCACCGAACCCGGCCGCCAGCCGAAGCGCACCTGGAACTCGGGGACATGCGCCCGGCTGAACAGGTACCGCAGGAGCTTGTCGCTCTCGTCGCGGTCCATGCCGACGATATGCGTCGTGAACGCCTGGTTCACGAAGAGGGTGCGCCGCCCGGTTTCCGGATGCGTGCGGACGACCGGATGCTCGACCGGCGGGAACGTGTCCTGGTGACGCAGCAGCAGTTCCGGATCGGAGAAGCGGTCGAAGCCGGGGATGAAGTCGTGCACCGCGGTCGACCCGTCGATCCGCTCGCGGACGTCTTCCGGCAGGTTGTCGTAGGCGGCGGCCATGTCGGCCCACATCGTGTCGCCGCCGACCGGCGGGACCTCGATCAGCCGCAGGACCGAACCGAGCGCGGGCTCGGGCCGGAAGGTGACGTCCACGTGCCAGATGTTCTCGAACGCGGGCATGCTCGCCGAGCGGGTGAACCGGGTGGTGTCCGCGGTCTCCCCTTGCGGGATGAACGGGTTGGTCTCCAGTTCGCCCCAGTTGGCGGCGAAGGCGCGCTGGTGTTCCGAAGTGATGTCCTGGTCGCGGAAGAACAACACCTTCCACTCCAGCAGCGCGCGATTCAGCTCGGCGTGGAGAGCGGGCGTCAGGGGCCGGGCGAGGTCGACGCCGGCGATTTCGGCACCGATCACCCGTCCCAGCGGCCGCAGCGCGAAAAGTTCGTACGGGCGTTCTTCGACGCCTTCCGGCAGGCGCCGCAGCAGCCGCGGCCCTTCGAGGATGCCGCCGTCGGGGACGGTCGCGGGGCGGAGACGGACACGGTCGGGCAGGGCGATGGACATACGTGCTCCCAGGGTTCACCGTCGGATGACTTGGCGAGATGAGGAGCTACGCGGGCGGGGAGCCCAACCGTCCACGGCGCAGGAGCAGTGCGGCGACGCCTTCGCCGGCCGAACGCGTCGGCGCGGACTCCCAGTGGACGGACACAGGGCCATCGTGGGCGCGATTTGGCGTGCGGTCAACAGTGCCCACGGGACGGGACGATCATCGTCTGCGCTCGGAGGGGAAACTTCCCGACCACGTGTTCCGCTCCTCGCGCGGACGCAGCGCCTCGGCCAGCACCCATTGCGAATGCGTCGTGCCGCCCCGGCCGACCGGGCCGAGCTGGAAGGTGACCCAGCCGACCCAGTGTCCCGTCGTCGTCGCCCGCCACATCCCCAGCAGACCGGGGACGGTGCCGGTCAGATCCAGGCCGTCGGGCAGGCGGGTCCTCACCGCGCCGACGGGGTACACCAGCTTGAGATCGACCCAAACGGGCTGGTTGGGCCGGACCATGTGGAGGTGACGCGGCCCCGGCGGCAGCGTGTCACCAGTGTCGAGCATGCGTCGATTATGCGTGAAAACTCGAACATTAGTTCGAGATGATGCTCACCCTCCCCCGTCCGGGTGGTGGCAGGCCCTCTGTGACTACAGGCGGTAGTTGACATCTACAGGAGATAGTTGGCACGGCGCTGCCCTCGGTTGCAACGTCGCTGAGGCTGAGCGCCCGACGTGGCCACTTGAGCGTCATAGTTGGCCAGTTCGACGCTCGACTGCCGTCGATGCTGTCGCCCGGGAAGAACGGCCGAAACGCGCTCAACGCGGCATGAGCGGTTGTTGATGTTGAGATACGGGCGGGTGAGGGCATACTCGGGACCGTGAACGACTATTCCTGGCCTGAGGACGGCCAGCGCCTAGGGGAACGAAGCCGCCTGGCGTGGGACGCGACGGTCGCGGCGCTTTCGGTTGGTACGCCGATCACCGGTGAAGTGATCGGACGTCAGCGCTTCGGGGTCTTCATCCGTATCGACGCAGTACCCGATGCCGTGGGCTTGGCCGAAATCACCGGGATGCCTCACAACGCGGAACTCCCGCCGATGGGAACTCACGTCGCTGGCACAGTCATCTCGCACGCCGAGCACAATCACCAGGTGAGGGTCCGTCTCGACAACTGACGCCCCAGGGCGTGCGGGTCAGTTTGAGCACAGGACTGGCCAACGACCGTGCCCAACTGGGCCAGATGAGGCGCTCAGTCACAGTCGCTGGTCAGCGTTCGATGGAACGCGGAGCTTCCCGTCCCGTGCCAACTATCGCCTGTTGTCACACCCTCAGGCGCGGCGGTGGTAGGGCAGGAACCGCCGGACCAGCCGCAGCGGCGCGCGTTCGACGAGGTCGGGGCCGCGCACGGCGTCGAAGGCGGCGCCGATCTGGTCGACGACGCCGGACAGCTGCTCGTTGTCGGGCATCGGCATCTCCGCCGGTTCCCGTTCCTCGCGCACGGCGGCCGCGAGTTCGGCGAGGGCGGCCGTCAGGAGCGCGATGTCGGCGTCGGCCGGGGCGGGGGCACCGCGGCCGAGGGTGACGCCGACCTCGGTGACGGCGTCGGCGACGCGTTCCAGCCCGGCGATCACCGGCCACCAGGCGACGGCCTGCCGTCCGGCGGCGGAGGGTTCGACGACGACCTGCTGGAACGCGGTCCGCAGGTCGGCCAGCGCGCGGTAGGCGCGGCGACGGGCGCGGGAACGTTCCAGTCGCGCTTCGCCCGAGGGCGCGAGCACGAGACCCTTGTCGACGTATTTCACCAGGCTGTCGAGGCTGTCGGCGAGCCGTCCGCCGACCTGCGGGCGCCGGCTGCCCGGCCAGAGCAGGTAGCCGAAGAGCAGCACGATCGCGCAGCCGAGGACGGTGTCGACGAGCCGCGCGAGCACCACGTCCCAGCTTCCGGTGCTGGCGAGATCCATCTGCAGGATGATCAGCGGTGTCACGAAGGCGCTGAGGATGCCGTAGTTGCGGACCTTGCCGACGGCGACGCCGCCCGCGAACACGGCGATCAGCAGGACCAGCAGCCAGCCTTCGCCTCCCGCGGCGAGTACGGCCGCGCCGATGCCCACCCCGATCACCGTGCCGATGCCACGCAACACGGCGCGGCCGAAGACCGAGCCGAAGTCGGGTTTGAGGACGATGCCGACGGTGAGCGTGATCCAGTAGGACCGTTCGAACGGGACGAGCAGCGCGACGACTTCGGCGATCGCGACGCACAACGTGAGGCGGAGCGCGGTGAACCAGGTGAGCGGGCCGGAGACGAGCGACCCCGCCCAGCCGCGGAGGCGTTTGTGCCACGGCTGGACCTCGCGCCGTTTCCGGTCGTCGCCTTTGCCTATCCGGGCGAGTCCGGCGTAGAGCGCGGCGAGGACCGGGTCGGCGTCTTCGGGCGCTTCGGGCGGCTCCGGTAGTTCCTGGTTCGCGAGTACGGCGGCCGAAGTCGCGATGAAGTGGTCGATCACGTCGTCCGGTGCGTGACGGCCGGCGTTGACCATCGCGACCGACGCCTCGACGGCGGGAGTGCTGGCCGAAAGCAGGTTGAGCAGCTGGCGGTAGGTGGCGTCGCGGCCCGACAGCCAGGATCGCGCGGTGAGCAGCCGGTCGTACGCGGTATTCATCGCGGTCGTGAGCTGGTGGCGCGCGAC is from Amycolatopsis lurida and encodes:
- a CDS encoding serine hydrolase produces the protein MGKVSGVVLLVGLCVGAILAMVLIPLPRPGPAAVAVAASGDTAMTVEAEPEPVESPAPSSSAVPGPPPKAVDTEALPGLVPGGQVSVVVYDRTAKKTTVSVKADRPYTSASLVKLLIALEALQAGAPASTVQRMLSVSDDDIASRLWTAHGGPAIVTRWATKIGLGATRPPEDPGRWGDTRTTAADVAKIYRYLLDQAAAGTRTTIMRALSGATESGSDGVRQYFGIPDAVGSLRWSVKQGWACCRGSRILHSSGTVGDDDRHIVVVLTSQPVSTTYTGAGRRVTEVAKALRPAIDDL
- a CDS encoding alpha/beta hydrolase yields the protein MTANPHNLALEPAAQAFVEATATPPFLFQLPPAEGRKAVDEVQGGDVELPDADVETTHVDGVEVRIVRPRGVTGPLPVIVYIHGAGWVFGNFHTHERLVRELAVGAGAAVVFPEYDRSPEARYPVAIEQNYAVAKWVAERGAENGFDSTKIAIAGDSVGGNMTAALTLLAKQRGDVTFRQQVLFYPVTDANFDTESYRRFAEGYFLALDGMKWFWDQYTTDPAQRAEITASPLRASLDDLAGLPPALVITAEADVLRDEGEAYAAKLRQAGVPVTAVRYQGIVHDFVMLNTLRGTHAAEAAIAQAIGVLRTALAG
- a CDS encoding MarR family winged helix-turn-helix transcriptional regulator, translating into MPTDNTGSLCLDDQLCFGLYAASRAVTALYRVVLDDLGLTYPQYLVMLALWEEDERLVKELGTVLNLDSGTLSPLLKRLEKAGLVERVRQADDERSVRISLTGDGARLRERASGIPKIIGDAMGLDAAGLARTRAELDRLTESVNAYREAYVPAG
- a CDS encoding PadR family transcriptional regulator codes for the protein MALEHAILVSLSERSGSGYELTRRFEKSIGLWWSATHQQIYRVLKRMEDAGWVAVAPVAQSGKPDKKVYTVGDAGRAELARWLAEPDPSATARELAVKIRGAALGDPAAVAAEVARHRDAHAARLDAYLLIEKHDFPDPRVLSGQSLHQFLVLRGGIRTEQGHVEWLEEVLRAFHHDA
- a CDS encoding alpha/beta hydrolase; the encoded protein is MGLGLSAIRLDSTLNLVIVVVLALLAIIAVPFFWERWRRKLLGRSGTILVAVVLIVVSTAMGGNMIGGFFPTVGALFGTGVYSADSVDAVAGENGSDLDKLRDAGAMRAREGKGSVVHMTVTGKRTGLTRDVSVYFPPQYYDPAYRSLKFPVIEWIPNYPSGPEVVTGPYGMPARLDEAIAKHVLPPTLVIIPDPTGKPKVGHDTECVDEVNGAANDTYLTADIRDWAIEKLGASTQRKAWTMAGWSSGGYCAMNLVTRHPQWYGQAASVSGYFKAAVDAETENLFKGRQDIVDANTITLNLQKHPSPVDILAIAGDKENFESFSLDQLQSAVRAPTTLSTWRIPDAGHNMNTFKTQIPDVLAWIGARTAPPSAPQDKKIVGSGGVKPWPLPNTGAKGALVDVVE
- a CDS encoding oxygenase MpaB family protein translates to MSIEARLPAVTPLGPDSVAWRVVGDRRLLLGAGTALLLQVAHPVIGAGVHDHSNFTEDPWGRLDRTVDSLLSQVFGGQEAIAEAERLREMHKAIKGVDHHGKRYHALNPEAYWWVHGSTFWTAVRLHDVFLFPMPRQEKSSFYAEWRRLGLLLGLREHHMPEDFEGFEAYFDDVVASRLEDNHTVRELLHSITMRDTPPPPWWFLPETLWRPVRPAGGTVLTLCAIGLLPPPLRDRLSLKWTDADERRLRRIGTVTRMAGSRVPDRLRLYPKAYRAKRG
- a CDS encoding SAM-dependent methyltransferase, which encodes MTMIDHDAALRAVENSLDRPSAARVYDYFIGGDTHYAIDRNFAEKVRERLPLMGDYCKTSRQFLGRAVRHCAELGIRQFVDIGSGLPTAGNVHEVADEARPQEDTHVLYIDNEPIALAHSTLLLADTADPDRHHAIAADLFDPGDLWDRVMDSGIIDVREPIALVVNAVMHFIKDEQDPDGLLDFYRDRLAPGSLLVLSQMTNENPANDEERQALLDILEYYETTTNPGFLRTMDEFRRFFGGWPLLEPGLVYAPAWHPDEKTIFAANPSESRVIGGVARKP